From a region of the Mycobacterium intracellulare ATCC 13950 genome:
- a CDS encoding NAD(P)H-binding protein, producing the protein MTIVVTGATGNVGRPLVADLLAAGARVRAITRQPGPAGFPPEVEVFASATEALPGASAVFLNSRALRGQLEEVVVECGRAGVGKLVALSAINADDDLSRQPSRFRGDRNREVERLAVDSGLAWVSLRPSVFASNFAGMWSAQLRAGDVVAGPYAAASTAPIVETDIAAVGARALLTDELAGQRIPLTGPQAFTNSELVQVIGAVLGRPLQYLEVPTDAVRQRFLGLGFSAGFADAYIAMLAESLDKPALVTHDVEKILGRPALPFGHWVAEHRDVFTNENHGA; encoded by the coding sequence ATGACAATCGTCGTCACCGGTGCGACCGGTAACGTCGGGCGCCCACTCGTCGCGGACCTGCTTGCCGCAGGCGCGCGCGTGCGCGCGATCACCCGACAGCCGGGGCCGGCCGGATTTCCCCCCGAGGTCGAGGTGTTCGCTTCGGCCACCGAGGCGCTGCCGGGCGCGTCGGCGGTCTTCCTGAACTCCCGCGCGCTGCGCGGGCAGCTCGAAGAAGTGGTGGTCGAATGCGGGCGCGCCGGCGTCGGGAAACTGGTCGCCCTGTCGGCGATCAACGCTGACGACGACTTGTCCCGCCAGCCGTCCCGATTTCGCGGCGACCGCAACAGGGAGGTCGAACGGCTCGCCGTCGACTCCGGGCTGGCCTGGGTGAGCCTGCGGCCCAGCGTGTTCGCGTCGAACTTCGCCGGCATGTGGTCCGCGCAGCTCCGCGCCGGCGACGTGGTCGCGGGGCCGTACGCCGCGGCGTCGACGGCGCCGATCGTCGAGACGGACATCGCGGCGGTGGGGGCGCGCGCGTTGCTCACCGACGAGCTTGCCGGACAGCGCATTCCGTTGACGGGCCCACAGGCTTTCACCAACTCGGAGCTGGTGCAGGTCATCGGCGCCGTGCTGGGCCGGCCGCTCCAATACCTGGAGGTTCCCACAGACGCTGTGCGGCAACGCTTCCTGGGCTTGGGATTCAGCGCCGGATTCGCCGACGCCTACATCGCCATGCTCGCCGAATCGCTCGACAAGCCCGCGCTGGTCACCCACGACGTCGAGAAGATCCTCGGCCGCCCGGCCCTTCCGTTCGGCCACTGGGTCGCCGAGCACCGCGACGTCTTCACCAACGAGAACCACGGAGCCTGA
- the sigI gene encoding RNA polymerase sigma factor SigI gives MNQSQSTGDQVAEAWRRHRPYLVNLAYQMLGDIGDAEDVAQEAFLRLSRAEVGDIKDVRGWLTVVASRLCLDQVRSARARYERPGDVEERPAPRRSDPADRITLDDEIRSALLEVLRRLSPGERVSFVLHDVFGVPFDSIAETVGRPVGTCRQLARRARAKFVAAQPNMNDVAVAEHQLVTEKFITACANGDLAALAAVLDPTVWGVGTILADPAPPPQVNHGPDAVATNLLRYLWPDVTLVGGPVGAPVLLAFSDRRLFAVIVLTIRGARVTKIEAIADPSARAGNAAENA, from the coding sequence ATGAACCAGTCGCAGTCAACGGGCGACCAGGTCGCCGAGGCCTGGCGCCGTCACCGCCCGTATCTGGTCAACCTGGCCTACCAGATGCTGGGCGACATCGGCGACGCGGAAGACGTTGCGCAGGAGGCATTCCTGCGGCTCTCACGCGCCGAGGTCGGCGACATCAAGGATGTCCGGGGCTGGCTGACCGTGGTCGCGAGCCGGCTCTGCCTCGACCAGGTGCGCTCCGCGCGCGCCCGTTACGAACGCCCCGGCGACGTCGAGGAGCGGCCGGCACCACGCCGGTCCGACCCGGCCGACCGGATCACCCTCGACGACGAGATCCGCAGCGCGCTGTTGGAGGTCCTGCGGAGGCTCAGCCCCGGTGAGCGGGTGAGCTTCGTGCTGCACGACGTGTTCGGCGTTCCCTTCGACTCGATCGCGGAAACCGTGGGCCGTCCCGTCGGCACCTGCCGCCAGCTGGCGCGGCGGGCGCGGGCCAAATTCGTTGCCGCGCAACCGAATATGAATGACGTGGCCGTGGCCGAGCATCAGCTCGTCACGGAGAAGTTCATCACCGCGTGCGCCAACGGCGATCTCGCCGCGCTGGCCGCCGTCCTGGATCCGACGGTCTGGGGTGTGGGCACGATTCTCGCCGACCCGGCGCCGCCACCACAGGTCAACCACGGGCCCGATGCGGTGGCGACCAACCTGCTGCGCTACCTGTGGCCGGACGTGACGCTGGTCGGCGGTCCGGTTGGGGCGCCGGTGTTGCTGGCCTTCAGCGATCGTCGATTGTTCGCCGTTATCGTGCTGACGATCCGCGGCGCGCGCGTGACCAAAATCGAGGCGATCGCCGACCCGTCGGCGCGGGCGGGCAACGCTGCCGAGAACGCCTAG
- a CDS encoding MinD/ParA family ATP-binding protein: protein MNERDEFLRDRLQPARKTAAARPPGPPAHGPHAAPRPPAPAPAPPRPSAPPQGWASAPPPPAAAPSFRPPPAVAPQQPAPAPPPSQDLPDRGWRRVLRIATFGLITLGPSPAQRQEAQFEATIQTRLHGNYKVGVLGKGGVGKTSVAASVGSLFAQLRRQDHVVAIDADTAFGRLSSRIDPGSTRSFWELTADKNLRSFDDVVARLGRNSAGLHVLGGEPASGPRRVLDPAIYREAALRLDRHFTISVIDCGSTMDAPLTQEVLRDLDALIVVSSPWADGASAAARTMEWLADQGLTTLLQHSIVVLNDSDGHADKRTRALLAREFTDHGRPVIEVPFDPHLRPGGVIDVAREMAPATRRKFLEITATIAGYFAARPDRPGERGAKDQQA, encoded by the coding sequence ATGAACGAGCGCGACGAATTCCTGCGGGACCGTCTGCAGCCCGCGCGGAAAACCGCGGCGGCCCGCCCGCCTGGCCCCCCTGCGCACGGGCCCCACGCCGCCCCGCGGCCACCGGCCCCGGCCCCCGCCCCGCCCCGGCCGTCCGCTCCGCCGCAGGGCTGGGCATCGGCGCCCCCGCCTCCCGCCGCCGCCCCGTCCTTCCGGCCACCACCCGCCGTGGCGCCGCAGCAACCCGCCCCTGCGCCGCCGCCCTCGCAGGACCTCCCCGACCGCGGTTGGCGACGCGTCCTGCGGATCGCCACCTTCGGCCTGATCACCCTGGGCCCTTCCCCGGCCCAGCGGCAGGAGGCTCAATTCGAGGCGACCATCCAGACCCGCCTGCACGGCAACTACAAGGTCGGCGTGCTGGGCAAGGGCGGCGTGGGCAAGACCTCGGTGGCCGCCAGTGTCGGCTCGCTGTTCGCCCAACTCCGCCGGCAAGACCACGTCGTGGCGATCGACGCCGACACCGCCTTCGGGCGCCTCAGCAGCCGCATCGATCCGGGATCGACGCGCTCGTTCTGGGAGCTCACCGCCGACAAGAACCTGCGGTCCTTCGACGATGTGGTGGCGCGCCTGGGCCGCAATTCCGCGGGCCTGCACGTGCTCGGCGGCGAACCGGCGTCCGGACCGCGCCGCGTGCTCGATCCCGCGATCTACCGGGAGGCCGCGCTGCGGCTGGATCGCCATTTCACGATCTCGGTCATCGACTGCGGTTCGACGATGGACGCGCCGCTGACCCAGGAGGTGCTGCGCGATCTGGACGCGCTGATCGTGGTGTCCTCGCCCTGGGCCGACGGCGCGTCCGCCGCCGCGCGGACCATGGAATGGCTGGCGGATCAGGGCCTGACGACGCTGCTGCAGCACAGCATCGTGGTGCTCAACGATTCGGATGGCCACGCGGACAAACGCACCCGGGCGTTGCTGGCCCGCGAGTTCACCGATCACGGGCGGCCGGTCATCGAGGTGCCGTTCGACCCGCACCTGCGACCGGGCGGGGTCATCGACGTGGCCCGGGAAATGGCGCCGGCCACGCGGCGCAAGTTCCTCGAGATCACCGCGACCATCGCCGGCTACTTCGCGGCGCGCCCCGACCGCCCCGGCGAGCGCGGGGCGAAAGACCAACAGGCCTAG